A genomic window from Pecten maximus chromosome 2, xPecMax1.1, whole genome shotgun sequence includes:
- the LOC117318022 gene encoding tetratricopeptide repeat protein 16-like isoform X2 translates to MEVRQDTDVTNPSMTSIVEEAEPEVAREDYYSEPRVSPVEMELSELSDSTVGKKKMVNIHQFYPQLEHTFTKSSTRFAEEQDKRTEEAMKEIVDESTFTNSEKDFSSASQLLQLEDTSLVQLPTDSTTDISDPLVSKTDVTDATDGASGDTVTKEDDNNSAADKKPASVFSTTVSEETLNKARARRWTRNSIFQTEDWGPVQKYSAGMQDILEKRAAEHFTRAMLLKASGDQQGCINAVNKAMGLAPDVPKYYVERAEAYIQLCDFKSAILNYKKACLLEANNEGYYSRLSFLYYFQGQTLFDQRLYPEALECFSSAAEMNPDNVGYHIRSITCLAALQRHGECLALVNKRLETEVNNPDLYIMRARLHEMFRNTTLCYYDIKDALSLDEGHVEAKKMMAHLERRAQENKAQAVQLNLAGKHREALQKISIAIETNPNMADFHVLRGTLHRKLGDFNAAIDDFLLALDKCDHNEESQVYLDSQRQLLLTYNDFAVECFTKGFYEESIILLNKAIKGEKREKGLYINRGDCFFRQNDLNFALQDYNQALEIDPNDAAIQARISVIYNEYGVTAYQDKNYPEADSKFTEALKHNPKVGQYYISRARARYMLESMVGARQDLLMGLLLDPTNEDVISILSRLFPGKSVAEVINSRAADTAKLALKAVLFPPRTRSLESKSGAAMEVTFDEGERKPSAVKTEWSQAESDVSQKDSSGPPVLHRLKTCMTEQDFALVLMEGKKQVHMDIKSSLRERKSLKYEGPRVQPLPPPMAKPRYGGLRKERLIKSPGSGEKKRSSTNWKQFSMGIGLANAAD, encoded by the exons ATGGAGGTAAGGCAAGATACAGACGTAACAAACCCCAGTATGACGAGTATTGTGGAGGAAGCTGAGCCAGAAGTGGCGCGAGAGGATTACTACTCGGAACCTAGAGTAAGCCCTGTGGAAATGGAGCTCTCTGAACTTTCAGATTCAACTGTTGGTAAAAAGAAAATGGTTAACATTCACCAGTTTTATCCTCAACTAGAACACACTTTTACAAAGTCCTCTACAAGATTTGCTGAGGAGCAAGACAAGCGAACAGAAGAAGCAATGAAAGAAATTGTTGATGAATCCACATTTACAAATTCTGAGAAAGACTTCAGTAGTGCATCACAGCTGTTACAGTTGGAGGACACTTCTCTTGTGCAGCTTCCAACAGATTCCACAACAGACATAAGTGATCCCTTGGTGTCGAAAACTGATGTCACAGATGCCACTGATGGTGCTAGTGGTGATACTGTGACTAAAGAGGATGATAACAATTCTGCTGCAGATAAAAAG cCTGCCAGTGTGTTTAGTACAACAGTCAGTGAAGAAACTCTAAACAAGGCTCGGGCTCGACGATGGACCCGGAACAGTATATTCCAAACAGAGGACTGGGGACCAGTCCAGAAATACTCAGCTGGCATGCAGGACATCCTAGAGAAGAGGGCTGCTGAGCA TTTTACGAGAGCGATGTTGTTGAAGGCCAGTGGTGACCAACAAGGATGTATAAATGCTGTAAATAAAGCGATGGGACTGGCACCTGATGTACCCAAGTACTACGTGGAACGGGCTGAGGCCTACATTCAATTGTGTGATTTTAAGTCAGCCATTTTGAACTACAAAAAGGCTTGTCTTCTTGAAGCTAATAATGAAGGATATTATTCACGGTTGTCTTTTCTTTATTACTTCCAAGGACAGACATTGTTTGATCAGAGACTTTATCCAGAGGCCTTAGAGTGTTTTTCTAGTGCTGCTGAAATGAACCCTGATAATGTAGGATACCATATAAGAAG CATCACCTGCCTAGCTGCCCTACAGAGACATGGTGAATGTCTAGCCCTGGTGAACAAACGACTGGAAACTGAAGTGAATAACCCTGACCTCTACATAATGAGGGCCCGCCTACACGAGATGTTCAGAAAC ACAACActgtgttactatgacataaAGGACGCCCTATCCCTGGATGAGGGCCATGTTGAAGCTAAGAAGATGATGGCCCACCTTGAACGTCGTGCCCAGGAGAACAAAGCTCAGGCAGTACAGCTTAACTTGGCTGGTAAACACAGGGAGGCGCTTCAGAAAATCTCtattgccatagaaaccaaCCCTAATATGGCAGACTTTCACGTCCTCAG AGGTACCCTCCATAGAAAACTGGGCGATTTTAATGCAGCTATTGATGACTTTTTGCTGGCCTTGGACAAATGTGACCATAACGAGGAGAGTCAGGTGTACCTTGACTCTCAGCGCCAACTCCTTCTTACTTACAATGACTTCGCTGTCGAGTGCTTCACAAAAGGATTCTACGAGGAATCGATTATTCTTCTAAATAAGGCTATCAAGGGAGAGAAGCGAGAAAAAGGTCTCTACATCAACAGAGGAG ATTGTTTTTTCCGACAGAATGACCTCAATTTTGCGTTACAAGATTACAACCAGGCATTAGAGATTGACCCTAATGATGCTGCCATCCAGGCAAGGATATCGGTCATCTATAACGAGTACGGTGTGACAGCTTACCAGGACAAGAACTACCCG GAGGCAGATTCCAAGTTTACAGAAGCTCTGAAACACAATCCTAAAGTAGGCCAGTACTACATCTCCAGGGCCAGGGCTCGCTACATGTTAGAG AGTATGGTTGGAGCCAGACAGGACTTACTGATGGGGCTGCTGTTGGATCCGACCAATGAGGATGTAATATCAATCCTATCCCGCCTCTTCCCTGGTAAATCAGTGGCGGAGGTGATCAATAGTCGTGCTGCTGACACGGCCAAACTTGCCCTTAAAGCTGTGCTGTTCCCACCTCGAACAAGGTCATTGGAGTCAAAGTCAGGGGCAGCCATGGAGGTGACCTTTGATGAAGG TGAAAGGAAGCCATCAGCAGTGAAGACAGAGTGGAGTCAGGCAGAATCAGATGTGTCACAAAAAGATAGCTCTGGTCCACCAGTCTTACACAGGCTCAAGACATGCATGACCGAACAAGACTTTGCTTTGGTTCTTATGGAGGGAAAGAAACAG GTGCACATGGATATAAAATCATCATTGCGTGAGAGGAAATCACTGAAGTATGAAGGCCCAAGAGTCCAACCTCTCCCGCCCCCTATGGCCAAGCCTCGCTATGGAGGACTGCGGAAGGAACGTCTCATAAAGAGTCCTGGATCTGGGGAAAAGAAGAGGAGCAGCACAAACTGGAAGCAGTTCTCTATGGGCATAGGGCTTGCCAATGCTGCTGATTAG
- the LOC117341185 gene encoding proline-rich protein 2-like, giving the protein MSTTRGDKIRPPQGSDKIGPPQGSDKIGSDKIGPPQGSDKIGPPQVSDKIGPPQGSDKIGPPQVSDKIGQSQVSDKIGPPQISDKIGPPQGSDKIGPPQVSDKIGPQQRSDKIGPPQGSDKIGPPQGVTRYVHHKETDKIGPPQVSDKIGQSQGSDKIGPPQGSDKIGPPQGSDKRGPPQVSDKIGQSQGSDKIGPPQGSDKIGPPQVSDKIGPPQGSDKIGPPQGVTRYVHHKESDKIGPPQVSDKIGQSQGSDKIGPPQGSDKIGSPQGSDKMCQPQVSDKIGPQQRSDKIGPPQGSDKIGPPQVSDKIGPQQRSDKIGPPQGSDKIGPPQGVTRYVHHKE; this is encoded by the exons ATGTCCACCACAAGGGGTGACAAGATACGTCCACCACAAGGGAGTGACAAGATAGGTCCACCACAAGGAAGTGACAAGATAG GGAGTGACAAGATAGGTCCACCACAAGGAAGTGACAAGATAGGTCCACCACAAGTGAGTGACAAGATAGGTCCCCCACAAGGAAGTGACAAGATAGGTCCTCCACAAGTGAGTGACAAGATAGGTCAGTCACAAGTGAGTGACAAGATAGGTCCACCACAAATTAGTGACAAGATAGGTCCTCCACAAGGGAGTGACAAGATAGGTCCACCACAAGTGAGTGACAAGATAGGTCCCCAACAAAGGAGTGACAAGATAGGTCCCCCACAAGGAAGTGACAAGATAGGTCCACCACAAGGAGTGACAAGATATGTCCACCACAAGGA GACTGACAAGATAGGTCCACCACAAGTGAGTGACAAGATAGGTCAGTCACAAGGGAGTGACAAGATAGGTCCCCCACAAGGAAGTGACAAGATAGGTCCACCACAAGGGAGTGACAAGAGAGGTCCACCACAAGTGAGTGACAAGATAGGTCAGTCACAAGGGAGTGACAAGATAGGTCCACCACAAGGGAGTGACAAGATAGGTCCACCACAAGTGAGTGACAAGATAGGTCCCCCACAAGGAAGTGACAAGATAGGTCCACCACAAGGAGTGACAAGATATGTCCACCACAAGGA GAGTGACAAGATAGGTCCTCCACAAGTGAGTGACAAGATAGGTCAGTCACAAGGGAGTGACAAGATAGGTCCACCACAAGGGAGTGACAAGATAGGTTCGCCACAAGGGAGTGACAAGATGTGTCAACCACAAGTGAGTGACAAGATAGGTCCCCAACAAAGGAGTGACAAGATAGGTCCACCACAAGGGAGTGACAAGATAGGTCCACCACAAGTGAGTGACAAGATAGGTCCCCAACAAAGGAGTGACAAGATAGGTCCCCCACAAGGAAGTGACAAGATAGGTCCACCACAAGGAGTGACAAGATATGTCCACCACAAGGAGTGA
- the LOC117318022 gene encoding tetratricopeptide repeat protein 16-like isoform X1, with amino-acid sequence MEVRQDTDVTNPSMTSIVEEAEPEVAREDYYSEPRVSPVEMELSELSDSTVGKKKMVNIHQFYPQLEHTFTKSSTRFAEEQDKRTEEAMKEIVDESTFTNSEKDFSSASQLLQLEDTSLVQLPTDSTTDISDPLVSKTDVTDATDGASGDTVTKEDDNNSAADKKPYQSTMFYGPASVFSTTVSEETLNKARARRWTRNSIFQTEDWGPVQKYSAGMQDILEKRAAEHFTRAMLLKASGDQQGCINAVNKAMGLAPDVPKYYVERAEAYIQLCDFKSAILNYKKACLLEANNEGYYSRLSFLYYFQGQTLFDQRLYPEALECFSSAAEMNPDNVGYHIRSITCLAALQRHGECLALVNKRLETEVNNPDLYIMRARLHEMFRNTTLCYYDIKDALSLDEGHVEAKKMMAHLERRAQENKAQAVQLNLAGKHREALQKISIAIETNPNMADFHVLRGTLHRKLGDFNAAIDDFLLALDKCDHNEESQVYLDSQRQLLLTYNDFAVECFTKGFYEESIILLNKAIKGEKREKGLYINRGDCFFRQNDLNFALQDYNQALEIDPNDAAIQARISVIYNEYGVTAYQDKNYPEADSKFTEALKHNPKVGQYYISRARARYMLESMVGARQDLLMGLLLDPTNEDVISILSRLFPGKSVAEVINSRAADTAKLALKAVLFPPRTRSLESKSGAAMEVTFDEGERKPSAVKTEWSQAESDVSQKDSSGPPVLHRLKTCMTEQDFALVLMEGKKQVHMDIKSSLRERKSLKYEGPRVQPLPPPMAKPRYGGLRKERLIKSPGSGEKKRSSTNWKQFSMGIGLANAAD; translated from the exons ATGGAGGTAAGGCAAGATACAGACGTAACAAACCCCAGTATGACGAGTATTGTGGAGGAAGCTGAGCCAGAAGTGGCGCGAGAGGATTACTACTCGGAACCTAGAGTAAGCCCTGTGGAAATGGAGCTCTCTGAACTTTCAGATTCAACTGTTGGTAAAAAGAAAATGGTTAACATTCACCAGTTTTATCCTCAACTAGAACACACTTTTACAAAGTCCTCTACAAGATTTGCTGAGGAGCAAGACAAGCGAACAGAAGAAGCAATGAAAGAAATTGTTGATGAATCCACATTTACAAATTCTGAGAAAGACTTCAGTAGTGCATCACAGCTGTTACAGTTGGAGGACACTTCTCTTGTGCAGCTTCCAACAGATTCCACAACAGACATAAGTGATCCCTTGGTGTCGAAAACTGATGTCACAGATGCCACTGATGGTGCTAGTGGTGATACTGTGACTAAAGAGGATGATAACAATTCTGCTGCAGATAAAAAG CCGTATCAGTCTACAATGTTTTATGGG cCTGCCAGTGTGTTTAGTACAACAGTCAGTGAAGAAACTCTAAACAAGGCTCGGGCTCGACGATGGACCCGGAACAGTATATTCCAAACAGAGGACTGGGGACCAGTCCAGAAATACTCAGCTGGCATGCAGGACATCCTAGAGAAGAGGGCTGCTGAGCA TTTTACGAGAGCGATGTTGTTGAAGGCCAGTGGTGACCAACAAGGATGTATAAATGCTGTAAATAAAGCGATGGGACTGGCACCTGATGTACCCAAGTACTACGTGGAACGGGCTGAGGCCTACATTCAATTGTGTGATTTTAAGTCAGCCATTTTGAACTACAAAAAGGCTTGTCTTCTTGAAGCTAATAATGAAGGATATTATTCACGGTTGTCTTTTCTTTATTACTTCCAAGGACAGACATTGTTTGATCAGAGACTTTATCCAGAGGCCTTAGAGTGTTTTTCTAGTGCTGCTGAAATGAACCCTGATAATGTAGGATACCATATAAGAAG CATCACCTGCCTAGCTGCCCTACAGAGACATGGTGAATGTCTAGCCCTGGTGAACAAACGACTGGAAACTGAAGTGAATAACCCTGACCTCTACATAATGAGGGCCCGCCTACACGAGATGTTCAGAAAC ACAACActgtgttactatgacataaAGGACGCCCTATCCCTGGATGAGGGCCATGTTGAAGCTAAGAAGATGATGGCCCACCTTGAACGTCGTGCCCAGGAGAACAAAGCTCAGGCAGTACAGCTTAACTTGGCTGGTAAACACAGGGAGGCGCTTCAGAAAATCTCtattgccatagaaaccaaCCCTAATATGGCAGACTTTCACGTCCTCAG AGGTACCCTCCATAGAAAACTGGGCGATTTTAATGCAGCTATTGATGACTTTTTGCTGGCCTTGGACAAATGTGACCATAACGAGGAGAGTCAGGTGTACCTTGACTCTCAGCGCCAACTCCTTCTTACTTACAATGACTTCGCTGTCGAGTGCTTCACAAAAGGATTCTACGAGGAATCGATTATTCTTCTAAATAAGGCTATCAAGGGAGAGAAGCGAGAAAAAGGTCTCTACATCAACAGAGGAG ATTGTTTTTTCCGACAGAATGACCTCAATTTTGCGTTACAAGATTACAACCAGGCATTAGAGATTGACCCTAATGATGCTGCCATCCAGGCAAGGATATCGGTCATCTATAACGAGTACGGTGTGACAGCTTACCAGGACAAGAACTACCCG GAGGCAGATTCCAAGTTTACAGAAGCTCTGAAACACAATCCTAAAGTAGGCCAGTACTACATCTCCAGGGCCAGGGCTCGCTACATGTTAGAG AGTATGGTTGGAGCCAGACAGGACTTACTGATGGGGCTGCTGTTGGATCCGACCAATGAGGATGTAATATCAATCCTATCCCGCCTCTTCCCTGGTAAATCAGTGGCGGAGGTGATCAATAGTCGTGCTGCTGACACGGCCAAACTTGCCCTTAAAGCTGTGCTGTTCCCACCTCGAACAAGGTCATTGGAGTCAAAGTCAGGGGCAGCCATGGAGGTGACCTTTGATGAAGG TGAAAGGAAGCCATCAGCAGTGAAGACAGAGTGGAGTCAGGCAGAATCAGATGTGTCACAAAAAGATAGCTCTGGTCCACCAGTCTTACACAGGCTCAAGACATGCATGACCGAACAAGACTTTGCTTTGGTTCTTATGGAGGGAAAGAAACAG GTGCACATGGATATAAAATCATCATTGCGTGAGAGGAAATCACTGAAGTATGAAGGCCCAAGAGTCCAACCTCTCCCGCCCCCTATGGCCAAGCCTCGCTATGGAGGACTGCGGAAGGAACGTCTCATAAAGAGTCCTGGATCTGGGGAAAAGAAGAGGAGCAGCACAAACTGGAAGCAGTTCTCTATGGGCATAGGGCTTGCCAATGCTGCTGATTAG
- the LOC117341205 gene encoding salivary acidic proline-rich phosphoprotein 1/2-like yields the protein MECKSDKIGPPQGSDKIGPPQGSDKIRPPQGSDKICPPQESDKIGPPQGSDKIGPPQGSDKIGPPQGSDKIGPPQVSDKIGPPQGRDKIGPPQVSDKIGPPQGSDKIGPPQVSDKIGQSQVSDKIGPPQISDKIGPPQGSDKIDPPQESDKIDPPQGSDKIGPPQVSDKICPQQRSDKIGPPQGSDKISPPQGVTRYVHHKE from the exons ATGGAATGCAA GAGTGACAAGATAGGTCCACCACAAGGGAGTGACAAGATAGGTCCCCCACAAGGGAGTGACAAGATACGTCCACCACAAGGGAGTGACAAGATATGTCCACCACAAGAGAGTGACAAGATAGGTCCACCACAAGGGAGTGACAAGATAGGTCCACCACAAGGAAGTGACAAGATAGGTCCACCACAAGGGAGTGACAAGATAGGTCCACCACAAGTGAGTGACAAGATAGGTCCACCACAAGGACGTGACAAGATAGGTCCACCACAAGTGAGTGACAAGATAGGTCCCCCACAAGGAAGTGACAAGATAGGTCCTCCACAAGTGAGTGACAAGATAGGTCAGTCACAAGTGAGTGACAAGATAGGTCCACCACAAATTAGTGACAAGATAGGTCCTCCACAAGGGAGTGACAAGATAGATCCACCACAAGAGAGTGACAAGATAGATCCACCACAAGGGAGTGACAAGATAGGTCCACCACAAGTGAGTGACAAGATATGTCCCCAACAAAGGAGTGACAAGATAGGTCCCCCACAAGGAAGTGACAAGATAAGTCCACCACAAGGAGTGACAAGATATGTCCACCACAAGGAGTGA